In Zea mays cultivar B73 chromosome 7, Zm-B73-REFERENCE-NAM-5.0, whole genome shotgun sequence, the following proteins share a genomic window:
- the z1B_4 gene encoding prolamin 19 kDa alpha zein z1B_4 precursor, with the protein MATKIFSLLMLLALSACVANATIFPQCSQAPIASLLPPYLPSMIASVCENPALQPYRLQQAIAASNIPLSPLLFQQSPALSLVQSLVQTIRAQQLQQLVLPVINQVALANLSPYSQQQQFLPFNQLSTLNPAAYLQQQLLPFSQLATAYSQQQQLLPFNQLAALNPAAYLQQQILLPFSQLAAANRASFLTQQQLLPFYQQFAANPATLLQLQQLLPFVQLALTDRAASYQQHIIGGALF; encoded by the coding sequence ATGGCGACCAAGATATTTTCCCTCCTTATGCTCCTTGCTCTTTCTGCATGTGTTGCTAACGCGACAATTTTCCCTCAATGCTCACAAGCTCCTATAGCTTCCCTTCTTCCCCCATACCTTCCATCAATGATAGCTTCAGTATGTGAAAACCCAGCTCTTCAGCCCTATAGGCTCCAACAAGCAATCGCAGCAAGCAACATACCTTTATCACCCTTGTTGTTTCAACAATCGCCAGCCCTATCTTTGGTGCAGTCATTGGTACAAACCATCAGGGCACAGCAGCTGCAGCAACTCGTGCTACCTGTGATCAACCAAGTAGCTCTGGCAAACCTTTCTCCCTACTCTCAGCAACAACAATTTCTTCCATTCAACCAACTGTCTACACTGAACCCTGCTGCTTATTTGCAGCAACAACTATTACCATTCAGCCAGCTAGCTACTGCCTACTCTCAGCAACAACAACTTCTTCCATTTAACCAATTGGCCGCACTGAACCCCGCTGCTTATTTGCAGCAGCAAATACTACTACCATTTAGCCAGCTAGCTGCAGCAAACCGTGCTTCCTTCTTGACACAGCAACAGTTGCTGCCTTTCTACCAGCAGTTTGCGGCTAACCCCGCAACCCTCTTACAACTACAACAATTGTTGCCCTTTGTCCAACTTGCTTTGACAGACCGAGCGGCCTCCTACCAACAACACATCATTGGTGGTGCCCTCTTTTAG